One part of the Methermicoccus shengliensis DSM 18856 genome encodes these proteins:
- a CDS encoding glycoside hydrolase family 130 protein, with the protein MFRPMCNSDMVSAIREKKTVDIVRRKTVITAKRVHIKGFPSDPVSIFNASMVVDGDEIKIYGRIVLGYFTYASAVAEIGMNLEDIYCYCHEHYAAEIVVYPDNKFDIWGVEDPRVYEIDGKMYMTYCGRTVNYFDSHVRMERTLPVTAVRERDGWKKLCVFRMPPELRNFEVSDKDAFLVETKGGLKLFHRPHVKNQTEEKFCLAISDVESLPDGFSDISVQNTVLVMEPAEFEEKIGWGTPPVKVGGEYLLLLHAVDSETKSYKVFAVLMDDENITAITPHYIMEPKENYEIYGDRPFVVFPCGAQLVDDALLISYGAADSAVGIGEIDVSELVSLLDSNRIE; encoded by the coding sequence ATGTTCAGACCCATGTGCAATTCTGATATGGTCTCTGCTATAAGGGAGAAAAAAACCGTAGATATTGTCAGGAGAAAGACGGTAATCACCGCAAAGCGAGTTCACATAAAAGGATTTCCGTCAGATCCCGTTTCAATTTTCAATGCCTCGATGGTAGTTGATGGTGATGAAATAAAAATTTACGGGAGGATAGTTCTGGGATACTTCACGTATGCGAGTGCTGTAGCGGAGATAGGGATGAATTTGGAGGATATTTACTGCTATTGCCATGAGCACTACGCTGCGGAGATTGTTGTGTATCCGGATAACAAGTTCGACATATGGGGTGTTGAGGACCCGAGAGTTTACGAAATTGATGGTAAGATGTACATGACGTACTGTGGAAGGACTGTCAACTACTTCGACTCCCATGTTAGGATGGAAAGAACTCTCCCCGTTACGGCAGTCCGAGAGAGGGATGGCTGGAAAAAGCTTTGCGTTTTCAGAATGCCCCCAGAGCTGAGGAATTTTGAAGTAAGTGATAAGGATGCCTTTCTCGTTGAAACCAAGGGTGGACTCAAGCTCTTCCACAGGCCCCATGTAAAAAACCAGACTGAAGAGAAGTTCTGCCTTGCGATAAGCGATGTCGAGTCCCTGCCAGACGGCTTTTCAGATATAAGCGTACAGAACACCGTTCTTGTGATGGAGCCGGCTGAGTTCGAGGAGAAGATAGGCTGGGGAACCCCTCCCGTTAAAGTGGGAGGTGAATATCTTCTGCTGCTCCATGCCGTGGATTCTGAAACAAAAAGCTACAAGGTCTTTGCCGTGCTCATGGACGACGAAAACATCACGGCCATTACGCCCCACTACATCATGGAGCCCAAGGAAAACTACGAGATCTACGGCGACAGACCTTTCGTGGTGTTTCCGTGTGGAGCCCAGCTTGTTGATGACGCCCTTCTCATCTCGTACGGAGCTGCAGATTCGGCGGTGGGGATAGGGGAGATCGATGTGAGTGAGCTAGTGTCATTGCTCGACTCTAACAGGATTGAGTGA
- a CDS encoding mannose-1-phosphate guanylyltransferase/mannose-6-phosphate isomerase, with translation MSLSADHPHMKVLILAGGDGTSLFPLSREQHPKQFLRFNAHSLFQMTVKRALEIAPPEDIHVVTSRNQKFMVFDQLSEIGVEAEVIVEPEQRGTLPAVYFGLKEVAPSKVAIFPSDHVVNGEYIEALERAEKLSSDYLVALGVRARKPHPKYGYIKPGEKLNGGYKIDKFVEKPENADELYSMGYIWNTGIYVFDSGIFFDECEKFSPDIAETLENEDYEKVPRASLERCIMEKTERGAVVLADFFWNDVSCFDDIYELIEKDEHGNAVRGECIGVDSENNIVIGDRLIATIGLRDVVVVDTRDATLVCPRCEAERVEEIVETLKSRGDERVEFHTTVCRPWGSYTVLEEGPLYKIKHITVKPGKRLSLQMHYHRSEHWVVVRGTAKATVGEKSFILRSGESTFVPAGMKHRLENPALLPLDVIEVQIGEYLGEDDIVRFDDDFGRS, from the coding sequence ATGAGCCTCAGTGCAGACCATCCCCACATGAAAGTGCTCATACTCGCTGGAGGAGACGGAACGAGTTTGTTTCCACTCAGCAGGGAGCAGCATCCAAAGCAGTTCCTCAGGTTCAATGCCCACTCTCTTTTTCAGATGACTGTCAAAAGGGCTCTCGAGATAGCTCCACCTGAGGACATCCATGTGGTGACGAGCAGGAATCAGAAGTTCATGGTGTTTGATCAGCTTTCCGAAATTGGCGTTGAGGCAGAGGTCATCGTGGAGCCAGAGCAGAGGGGCACACTTCCCGCTGTTTACTTTGGATTGAAAGAGGTCGCTCCATCAAAAGTGGCAATATTTCCATCGGACCACGTTGTAAATGGAGAGTATATCGAAGCCCTCGAGAGAGCAGAAAAGCTTTCCAGCGATTATCTTGTGGCCCTCGGTGTTAGAGCCAGAAAGCCCCATCCAAAATACGGCTACATAAAGCCCGGCGAAAAACTGAACGGAGGGTATAAAATAGATAAATTCGTAGAAAAACCAGAAAACGCAGATGAACTGTATTCCATGGGCTATATCTGGAATACCGGAATATATGTTTTTGATTCTGGGATTTTTTTTGATGAATGTGAAAAATTCTCCCCAGATATCGCTGAAACGCTTGAAAATGAGGATTACGAGAAAGTGCCCAGGGCGTCGCTTGAGAGGTGCATAATGGAGAAGACCGAGAGGGGGGCCGTTGTGCTGGCAGACTTCTTTTGGAATGATGTAAGTTGCTTTGATGACATTTACGAGCTAATTGAAAAGGATGAGCATGGCAACGCCGTGAGGGGTGAGTGCATAGGCGTAGATTCAGAAAACAACATCGTAATTGGAGATAGGCTCATTGCAACAATCGGACTGAGGGACGTGGTGGTCGTGGACACGAGAGACGCAACACTCGTATGCCCACGCTGCGAGGCTGAGAGGGTCGAGGAGATTGTTGAAACACTGAAGAGTAGGGGGGATGAAAGAGTCGAGTTCCACACAACGGTCTGCAGGCCATGGGGGTCATATACTGTACTGGAGGAGGGACCTCTCTACAAAATAAAGCATATAACAGTTAAACCCGGTAAGAGACTGAGTCTTCAGATGCATTACCACCGAAGTGAGCACTGGGTCGTCGTGAGGGGGACTGCGAAGGCTACGGTTGGGGAGAAGAGCTTCATACTCAGGAGTGGCGAGAGCACTTTTGTTCCGGCAGGAATGAAACACAGACTCGAAAATCCCGCCTTGCTACCACTGGACGTCATAGAAGTTCAGATAGGCGAATATCTTGGAGAAGACGACATAGTCAGATTTGATGATGACTTCGGGAGGAGCTGA
- the hemC gene encoding hydroxymethylbilane synthase, translating to MHLRIGTRGSALALAQTKKVMEQLMRLDAELELEQVVIKTTGDIVRDRALHAMKGVGVFVRELDEALLRGEIDLAVHSMKDIPTIRPEGLITAAVLERESPYDCLITRDGTPLSRLPPGAVIGTSSLRRVAQLRRAHPQLSVIPMRGNITTRLRKLEEGVCDGIMLAEAGLIRMGWSIEREVLPCEHFLPSCNQGVIACVCMQHSDAHELLTRIDHPITHTETELERRVMEVLGGGCLVPMGVLAQSQPEGIRLSAEVLSIDGREHTRREVLIPTTTEREHKLKMAEELAKEIAHAGGARLIELAKEGVEG from the coding sequence ATGCATCTCAGGATAGGCACGAGGGGTAGTGCCCTCGCTCTGGCCCAGACGAAGAAGGTGATGGAGCAGCTCATGCGCCTCGATGCCGAGCTTGAGCTCGAGCAGGTGGTCATCAAGACCACTGGAGATATCGTGAGAGACAGGGCGCTGCACGCCATGAAGGGTGTGGGAGTGTTCGTCCGAGAGCTCGACGAAGCCCTCCTTCGAGGAGAGATAGACCTCGCAGTGCACAGCATGAAGGACATCCCGACGATTCGGCCAGAGGGGCTCATCACCGCTGCCGTGCTCGAGAGGGAGTCGCCTTATGACTGCCTAATCACGAGGGATGGCACACCCCTGAGCAGACTCCCACCTGGAGCGGTCATCGGAACCTCCTCCCTCAGGAGGGTGGCTCAGCTGAGAAGGGCTCATCCCCAGCTCTCAGTCATCCCAATGCGGGGAAACATCACCACACGCCTGAGAAAGCTCGAGGAGGGTGTGTGCGATGGCATCATGCTCGCAGAGGCGGGGCTCATCCGCATGGGGTGGAGCATCGAGAGGGAGGTGCTCCCGTGTGAGCACTTCCTGCCCTCGTGCAATCAGGGAGTGATAGCGTGCGTGTGCATGCAGCACTCCGATGCCCACGAGCTGCTCACCCGCATCGACCACCCCATTACGCACACAGAGACCGAGCTGGAGCGAAGGGTGATGGAGGTGCTGGGTGGAGGGTGCCTAGTGCCCATGGGTGTGCTCGCCCAGAGCCAGCCAGAGGGTATCAGGCTGAGCGCCGAGGTGCTCTCTATAGATGGAAGAGAGCACACACGAAGGGAAGTGCTCATACCCACCACGACCGAGAGAGAACACAAGCTGAAAATGGCTGAAGAGCTCGCCAAAGAGATTGCGCACGCTGGGGGTGCACGACTCATAGAGCTTGCCAAAGAAGGGGTAGAGGGATGA